Proteins encoded by one window of Pseudonocardia sp. HH130629-09:
- the istB gene encoding IS21-like element helper ATPase IstB, which yields MTTTPPKITTDPAGSSGPAGPVLAAVPDGLPAMIAYLTRVLKTPTIAASWEQLAAQAREENWSHEEYLGALLQRQVADRESKGTVMRIRTAHFPQVKTLEDFNLDHLPSLRRDILAHLATSTFVAKCENVILLGPPGIGKTHLAIGLGVKAAHAGYSVLFDTASNWITRLAAAHQSGRLEAELKKIRRYKLIIIDEVGYIPFDQDAANLFFQLIASRYEQGSVMVTSNLPFGRWGETFSDDVVAAAMIDRLVHHAEVLTLSGDSYRTRARRELLAKHNRASND from the coding sequence ATGACAACCACACCACCGAAGATCACCACCGACCCCGCTGGGAGCTCGGGGCCGGCCGGTCCGGTGCTGGCCGCGGTCCCCGACGGACTGCCGGCGATGATCGCCTACCTGACCCGGGTCCTGAAGACCCCGACCATCGCGGCCAGCTGGGAACAGCTTGCCGCCCAGGCCCGTGAGGAGAACTGGTCGCACGAGGAGTATCTGGGCGCGCTGCTGCAGCGCCAGGTCGCCGACCGCGAGTCCAAGGGCACGGTCATGCGGATCCGCACCGCGCACTTCCCCCAGGTCAAGACCTTGGAGGACTTCAACCTCGACCATCTGCCCTCGCTGCGCCGCGACATCCTGGCCCACCTGGCCACGAGCACGTTCGTCGCCAAGTGCGAGAACGTGATCCTGCTCGGCCCGCCCGGGATCGGGAAGACCCACCTCGCGATCGGGCTCGGCGTCAAAGCCGCCCACGCCGGCTACTCGGTCCTGTTCGACACCGCCAGCAACTGGATCACCAGACTCGCCGCCGCGCACCAGAGCGGCCGGCTCGAGGCCGAGCTGAAGAAGATCCGCCGCTACAAACTGATCATCATCGACGAGGTCGGCTACATCCCGTTCGACCAGGACGCAGCGAACCTGTTCTTCCAGCTCATCGCTTCCCGCTATGAACAAGGCAGCGTCATGGTCACCAGCAATCTGCCCTTCGGCCGCTGGGGCGAGACCTTCTCCGACGACGTCGTCGCCGCAGCCATGATCGACCGCCTCGTCCACCACGCCGAAGTCCTGACCCTGTCCGGGGACTCCTACCGCACCCGCGCCCGACGCGAGCTCCTGGCCAAACACAACCGCGCCAGCAACGACTGA
- the istA gene encoding IS21 family transposase, whose translation MLSVEDWAEIRRLHRAEGVPIKEIARRLGVARNTVRSALRAPGPPKRERGPRGSLADAVEPQVRALLAQFPRMPATVIAERIGWEHSLTVLKDRIRQIRPEYVGIDPVDRVAYAPGEITQCDLWFPETTIPVGPGQERVLPVLVMTLGYSRFLSATMIPSRQAGDILSGMWQLISDVGRVTRTLVWDRESAIGGTGRVSAPAAAFAGTLATRIRLAPPRDPEFKGLVERNNGYFETSFLPGRRFASPADFNHQIDDWLARANTRTVRAIGGRPVDVLAHDYAAMTPLPPLDPPIGLAQRIRLARDYYVRVDANDYSVDPQMIGRFVDVAASPREVVVYCAGQVVARHDRSWARHAVITDPAHQHTAAAMRRALAHDRNTRQAAARRHLDGHPVTLRALPDYDALFGVDFVSTAEEASSS comes from the coding sequence GTGTTGTCGGTGGAGGACTGGGCCGAGATCCGTCGTCTGCATCGGGCCGAGGGTGTCCCGATCAAGGAGATCGCCCGCCGGCTGGGGGTGGCCCGCAACACGGTGCGCTCCGCGTTGCGGGCGCCGGGCCCGCCGAAGCGGGAACGGGGCCCGCGGGGATCGCTGGCGGATGCGGTCGAGCCGCAGGTGCGGGCATTGCTGGCGCAGTTCCCACGCATGCCGGCCACGGTGATCGCAGAGCGGATCGGGTGGGAGCACTCGCTGACCGTGCTCAAGGACCGGATCCGCCAGATCCGCCCCGAGTATGTCGGGATCGACCCGGTCGACCGGGTCGCCTACGCACCGGGCGAGATCACCCAGTGCGACCTGTGGTTCCCCGAGACCACGATCCCCGTCGGCCCAGGCCAGGAACGGGTCCTACCGGTGCTGGTGATGACGCTGGGCTACTCGCGGTTCTTGTCCGCGACGATGATCCCCTCGCGCCAGGCCGGGGACATCCTGTCCGGGATGTGGCAGCTGATCAGCGACGTCGGGCGGGTGACCCGCACGCTGGTCTGGGACCGGGAGTCTGCGATCGGCGGGACCGGGCGGGTCTCGGCACCGGCCGCTGCGTTCGCCGGCACTCTGGCCACCCGGATCCGGCTTGCCCCACCGCGGGATCCGGAGTTCAAGGGGCTGGTCGAACGCAACAACGGCTACTTCGAGACCTCGTTCCTGCCCGGACGTCGCTTCGCCTCCCCAGCCGACTTCAACCACCAGATCGACGACTGGCTGGCCCGGGCCAACACCCGCACCGTCCGAGCGATCGGCGGCCGCCCGGTGGACGTGCTCGCCCACGACTACGCGGCGATGACTCCGCTGCCGCCGCTGGACCCGCCGATCGGGCTGGCCCAGCGGATCCGGCTGGCACGGGACTACTACGTCCGCGTCGATGCCAACGACTACTCCGTGGATCCGCAGATGATCGGCCGGTTCGTCGATGTCGCCGCCTCACCGCGCGAGGTCGTCGTCTACTGCGCCGGCCAGGTCGTCGCCCGTCACGACCGCAGCTGGGCCCGCCACGCGGTGATCACCGACCCGGCGCACCAGCACACCGCCGCGGCGATGCGCCGCGCCCTGGCCCACGACCGCAACACCCGACAGGCCGCAGCACGCCGTCACCTCGACGGCCACCCGGTGACCCTGCGCGCACTGCCCGACTACGACGCCCTGTTCGGTGTCGACTTCGTCTCCACTGCCGAGGAAGCGAGCAGCTCATGA
- a CDS encoding phosphopantetheine-binding protein, whose protein sequence is MTDAEKQLTEIWEQVLGRGGIGVSDRFFDLGGNSLRAIQILSQVRSQLGVELGPEMLFARPTIGALAALVPPRPERGRDHHEHRRCRTYEPALPRLLLLDIERTAVQAEAFNRSDLLDLYGPVDPARLERAFALVVERHESLRTTFGVLDGEPVQIVHEPGVLSLGIGVQDFSHESDRPKPPAGTPSIGSARHSTRERSRVRADLLRTGADEYSPTVSMSLCQPDHALAIMRV, encoded by the coding sequence GTGACCGACGCCGAGAAGCAGCTGACCGAGATCTGGGAGCAGGTGCTGGGTCGCGGCGGCATCGGGGTCTCCGACCGGTTCTTCGACCTCGGAGGCAACTCGCTGCGGGCGATCCAGATCCTGTCCCAGGTGCGCAGTCAGCTGGGCGTGGAGCTGGGGCCGGAGATGCTGTTCGCCCGGCCGACGATCGGCGCGCTCGCGGCGCTGGTGCCTCCGCGCCCAGAGCGCGGTCGAGACCATCACGAGCATCGGCGGTGCCGGACCTACGAACCGGCTCTGCCGCGGCTCTTGCTGCTGGACATCGAACGGACAGCGGTGCAGGCGGAAGCGTTCAACCGCAGCGATCTGCTCGACCTCTACGGCCCGGTCGACCCCGCACGGCTCGAACGCGCGTTCGCCCTCGTGGTGGAGCGACACGAGAGCCTGCGGACGACGTTCGGTGTGCTGGACGGGGAACCGGTGCAGATCGTGCACGAGCCGGGCGTCCTCTCACTCGGGATCGGCGTGCAGGACTTCTCCCACGAGTCCGACCGGCCGAAACCTCCCGCCGGTACGCCGAGCATCGGATCGGCACGCCATTCGACACGGGAACGCAGTCGCGTCCGCGCCGACCTGCTGCGCACCGGGGCCGACGAGTACAGCCCGACCGTCTCGATGAGCCTGTGCCAACCTGATCATGCGTTGGCGATCATGAGAGTCTGA
- a CDS encoding HARBI1 family protein, which yields MLSRLLAEERLRRGTRRGRRALDCDRHAVLVLRWFLDATRVAQLAADNQLSLSSTYRYLHEGIDVLAAAAPGLPGALLAARTAGHTHVHLDGTVIHTDRSRTPGPTPGVDLWWSGKHHVHGGNVQVLTAPDGWPLWTSPVRPGREHDTTCARGHPGLLDAIEGWTDDTHVVLADLGYEGENTRLTCPFKTPTGGGLSVDKRTVNTLHSAVRAVAERGNSLLKTTFKALRRVSFCPWRIGAITAAALVLLHVEHDRTT from the coding sequence ATGTTGTCGCGGCTGTTGGCCGAGGAACGCCTCCGGCGCGGGACCCGGCGCGGGCGTCGGGCGCTGGACTGTGACCGCCACGCGGTGCTGGTGCTGCGCTGGTTCCTCGACGCGACCCGGGTCGCCCAGCTCGCCGCCGACAACCAGCTGAGCCTGTCGAGTACCTACCGCTACCTGCACGAAGGCATCGACGTTCTGGCCGCCGCCGCGCCTGGACTGCCCGGCGCGCTGCTCGCGGCCCGCACCGCCGGGCACACCCACGTTCACCTCGACGGCACCGTGATCCACACTGACCGCTCCCGCACTCCCGGACCGACCCCGGGAGTGGATCTGTGGTGGTCGGGTAAGCACCACGTCCACGGCGGGAACGTTCAGGTCCTCACCGCGCCTGACGGGTGGCCGTTGTGGACCTCCCCGGTGCGCCCGGGCCGCGAGCACGACACCACCTGCGCCCGCGGTCACCCCGGCCTGCTCGACGCGATCGAGGGCTGGACCGACGACACCCACGTCGTGCTCGCCGACCTCGGCTACGAGGGTGAGAACACCCGCCTGACCTGCCCGTTCAAGACCCCCACCGGCGGCGGACTGTCGGTGGACAAACGCACCGTCAACACGCTGCACTCCGCCGTCAGGGCTGTGGCCGAACGCGGGAACTCCCTGCTCAAGACCACCTTCAAGGCGCTACGCCGGGTCAGCTTCTGCCCCTGGCGGATCGGCGCGATCACCGCCGCCGCGCTCGTCCTGCTCCACGTCGAGCACGACCGAACCACATGA
- a CDS encoding cytochrome P450, with protein MTTADLDLQRTDFGPAPAAEALRDQPLRRVPTPFGPQAWMLTRHADVRRMLGDADSFRNGWTPADLEGSPGRDPRQLSGDRSGNLLSLDPPDHTRLRRLLTPEFTVRRMRRLEPRIAQIVDDHLDALARTGPPADLVTHYALPIPSLVICELLGVPPTDQAEFQTRTASQLDTTTGEQERVTLAAEALAYMQDLVSRARRDPGEDLIGMLIREHAETLTDAELVGVANLLLVAGHETTSNMLSLGTLALLRHPEQLALVRDEPEAVPAAVEELLRWLSIVNSGSPRLAARDVEIGGTTIRRGELVLFHLPAANRDPEITEQPGRLDITRPSTNHVAFGHGIHHCLGAPLARMEMKVAFPALLRRFPKLRLAVDDDDVAWAGHKAIFGLERLPVMW; from the coding sequence GTGACCACCGCCGACCTCGACCTGCAACGCACCGACTTCGGGCCCGCCCCCGCCGCAGAGGCGCTGCGCGACCAGCCCCTGCGCCGCGTGCCGACCCCGTTCGGCCCGCAGGCGTGGATGCTGACCCGCCACGCCGACGTCCGCCGAATGCTCGGCGACGCCGATTCCTTCCGTAACGGGTGGACCCCCGCCGACCTGGAAGGCTCCCCCGGCCGCGACCCCCGCCAGCTCTCCGGAGACCGCAGCGGCAACCTGCTCTCGCTCGACCCGCCCGACCACACCCGGCTACGCCGTCTACTCACCCCCGAGTTCACAGTGCGCCGGATGCGCCGCCTCGAACCGCGCATCGCGCAGATCGTCGACGACCATCTCGACGCGCTCGCACGAACCGGCCCGCCCGCCGACCTGGTCACCCACTACGCGCTCCCCATCCCGTCCCTGGTCATCTGCGAGCTACTCGGCGTGCCACCGACCGACCAGGCAGAATTCCAGACCCGCACCGCCAGCCAGCTCGACACCACCACAGGTGAACAGGAGCGGGTCACGCTCGCCGCCGAAGCGCTGGCCTACATGCAGGACCTCGTCTCCCGCGCCCGACGCGACCCCGGCGAGGACCTGATCGGGATGCTGATCCGCGAGCACGCCGAAACCCTCACCGACGCCGAGCTCGTCGGCGTCGCCAACCTACTGCTGGTCGCCGGCCACGAGACCACCTCCAACATGCTCAGCCTCGGCACCCTCGCACTGCTGCGCCACCCCGAGCAGCTCGCCCTGGTCCGTGACGAACCCGAGGCCGTGCCCGCCGCCGTCGAGGAGCTGCTGCGCTGGCTGTCGATCGTCAACTCCGGCTCGCCACGCCTGGCCGCACGGGACGTGGAGATCGGCGGTACGACGATCCGTCGCGGAGAGCTCGTCTTGTTCCACCTGCCCGCCGCGAACCGCGACCCCGAGATCACCGAGCAACCCGGACGCCTCGACATCACCCGCCCATCGACCAACCACGTCGCGTTCGGGCACGGCATCCATCACTGCCTGGGCGCCCCATTGGCCCGGATGGAGATGAAGGTCGCGTTCCCGGCGCTGCTGCGCCGGTTTCCGAAACTCCGACTGGCCGTCGACGACGATGATGTCGCCTGGGCCGGACACAAAGCGATCTTCGGGCTCGAGAGACTCCCCGTCATGTGGTGA
- a CDS encoding TetR/AcrR family transcriptional regulator, with the protein MSRVDRQYVDRAGVTRERILDAAERLFAEHGVRAVSNRSVAEAAGQGNNTVVGYHFGTKADLVRALIRRHAAEMDARREAMVAALGSAPDVRRWVDCLVRPVAEHLAERGAPTWYARFGAQIMTDPGLREIMVRESLGSRSLTTVLDGLNAALPTLPPEVRLERGDICRQLLVHHFAERERALAEGLPTPRSSWDGAATGLVDALVGIWTAPVSSTMRAD; encoded by the coding sequence ATGAGCAGAGTGGACCGGCAGTACGTGGACCGGGCGGGGGTGACCCGCGAACGCATCCTGGACGCGGCGGAGCGGCTCTTCGCCGAGCATGGGGTGCGTGCGGTGTCGAACCGTTCCGTCGCCGAGGCGGCGGGGCAGGGCAACAACACCGTCGTCGGCTACCACTTCGGCACGAAGGCCGACCTTGTGCGGGCGCTGATTCGGCGGCATGCCGCAGAGATGGACGCGCGGCGCGAGGCGATGGTGGCTGCTCTCGGTTCCGCGCCGGACGTGCGTAGGTGGGTGGACTGCCTTGTGCGTCCGGTCGCCGAGCACCTCGCCGAGCGGGGGGCGCCGACCTGGTACGCCCGATTCGGGGCGCAGATCATGACCGATCCCGGGCTCCGCGAAATCATGGTGAGGGAATCGCTCGGGTCCCGGTCGCTGACCACCGTTCTCGACGGTCTGAACGCGGCACTGCCGACACTCCCACCCGAGGTGCGACTCGAACGCGGCGACATCTGCCGGCAATTGCTCGTGCATCATTTCGCGGAGCGGGAGAGGGCACTGGCGGAGGGGCTGCCCACCCCACGGTCATCCTGGGACGGAGCCGCCACCGGCCTCGTCGACGCGCTGGTGGGGATCTGGACAGCGCCGGTGAGTTCCACGATGCGGGCCGACTAG
- a CDS encoding acyl-CoA dehydrogenase family protein, translated as MDFQLTSEQEQLRDTLAGFLAARYDLARSREIAGSDAGWQPAIWQAFADDLGILGAALPEDAGGSGGGPVEVMVVAEQLGRALVVEPYVDTVVLGGGVFGRAGATDVLKGVAAGSVRIAPALAEPGSGHTAHDVSLTARRSGGGWVLSGAKVVVPGVPQATHLLVSARTSGGRRGLDGISLFAVPVDVDDPPAGLRIAPFRTVDDRHAADLVFDDVRLPATALLGVEDRGWDLLAPALDEAVAAVCAEAVGCLRTVLADTVAYARERRQFGQPIGSFQALQHRMVDMHMEVEQAVSATYLATLRLGSEPAERARAVSAAKVTVSRAARFVGQSAVQLHGGMGMTQELAVGHYFKRLTAIEYEFGSADQHRARYTRLSRN; from the coding sequence ATGGACTTCCAGTTGACCTCGGAGCAGGAACAGCTCCGCGACACGCTCGCCGGTTTCCTCGCGGCCCGCTACGACCTCGCGCGCAGCCGCGAGATCGCCGGGTCGGACGCCGGGTGGCAGCCCGCGATCTGGCAGGCGTTCGCCGACGACCTCGGGATCCTCGGCGCGGCACTGCCGGAGGACGCCGGTGGCTCGGGCGGCGGCCCGGTCGAGGTCATGGTCGTCGCGGAGCAGCTCGGCCGCGCGCTCGTCGTCGAGCCCTATGTGGACACGGTGGTGCTCGGTGGCGGCGTGTTCGGCCGCGCGGGCGCGACCGACGTGCTGAAAGGTGTCGCCGCCGGCTCGGTCCGCATCGCACCGGCGCTGGCCGAGCCGGGATCGGGGCACACCGCGCACGACGTGTCGCTCACGGCCCGCCGCTCGGGCGGCGGCTGGGTGCTGAGCGGCGCGAAGGTCGTCGTCCCCGGGGTGCCGCAGGCCACCCACCTGCTCGTCAGCGCCCGCACCTCGGGCGGGCGGCGCGGGCTCGACGGGATCTCGCTGTTCGCCGTGCCGGTCGACGTCGACGACCCGCCGGCCGGGCTGCGGATCGCCCCCTTCCGGACCGTCGACGACCGGCACGCCGCGGACCTCGTGTTCGACGACGTCCGGCTGCCCGCCACCGCGCTGCTCGGCGTGGAGGACCGCGGCTGGGACCTGCTCGCGCCCGCACTCGACGAGGCGGTCGCCGCGGTGTGCGCCGAGGCGGTCGGATGCCTGCGGACGGTGCTCGCCGACACCGTCGCCTACGCGCGGGAGCGCCGGCAGTTCGGGCAGCCGATCGGGTCGTTCCAGGCGCTGCAGCACCGGATGGTCGACATGCACATGGAGGTGGAGCAGGCAGTCTCGGCCACCTACCTGGCGACGCTGCGGCTGGGCTCGGAGCCGGCCGAGCGGGCGCGGGCCGTGTCCGCCGCCAAGGTGACGGTGAGCCGCGCGGCGCGGTTCGTGGGGCAGAGCGCGGTCCAGCTGCACGGCGGGATGGGGATGACCCAGGAGCTCGCGGTCGGGCACTACTTCAAGCGGCTCACCGCGATCGAGTACGAGTTCGGCTCCGCCGACCAGCACAGGGCCCGCTACACGCGTCTGTCTCGCAACTGA
- a CDS encoding acyl-CoA dehydrogenase family protein — protein sequence MDLQWSAADLAFRDEVRAFLDEKLTPDLRRAGRLMTSVYADHEASMRWQAVLHERGWAAPAWPVEHGGCDWTLTQHYIFSRESVLAGAPPLSPMGISQVAHVIVEFGTPEQQAYFLPRILSGEIFFCQGYSEPEAGSDLASLSMSAVVDGDDLVCTGSKIWTTHAHEANWMFCLVRTSRTGKKQQGITFLLIDMTSPGIEVRPLVMTSGEQIQNQEFFDGVRVPLSNVIGSVDDGWTVAKYLLEFERGGAAVAPGLQVTVGEVARAASGQPGPDGRPLIDSPDFAAKLAEARIRIDVFEILEFRVLSTAAEGGNPGTASSMLKILGTELSQTLTELLLEAAGPRGHAYQPHATRPGGPVAGFVPPADGYLSGEEWQAVAPLRYLNDRAGTIYAGSNEIQRNIIAKAALGL from the coding sequence ATGGATCTCCAGTGGTCAGCGGCCGATCTCGCCTTCCGGGACGAGGTCCGCGCGTTCCTCGACGAGAAGCTCACCCCGGACCTGCGCCGGGCCGGCCGGCTGATGACGAGCGTGTACGCCGACCACGAGGCGAGCATGCGGTGGCAGGCGGTCCTCCACGAGCGCGGCTGGGCCGCCCCGGCCTGGCCGGTGGAGCACGGCGGCTGCGACTGGACGCTCACCCAGCACTACATCTTCTCCCGCGAGTCGGTCCTCGCCGGAGCGCCGCCGTTGTCGCCGATGGGGATCTCGCAGGTCGCCCACGTGATCGTCGAGTTCGGGACGCCCGAGCAGCAGGCGTACTTCCTCCCCCGGATCCTGAGCGGCGAGATCTTCTTCTGCCAGGGGTACTCCGAGCCGGAGGCGGGCTCCGACCTCGCCTCCCTGTCGATGTCCGCCGTCGTCGACGGCGACGACCTCGTCTGCACCGGCAGCAAGATCTGGACCACCCACGCCCACGAGGCGAACTGGATGTTCTGCCTGGTCCGGACGAGCCGGACCGGGAAGAAGCAGCAGGGCATCACGTTCCTCCTGATCGACATGACCTCGCCGGGCATCGAGGTCCGGCCGCTGGTCATGACCTCCGGGGAGCAGATCCAGAACCAGGAGTTCTTCGACGGGGTGCGGGTGCCGCTGTCGAACGTGATCGGCTCGGTCGACGACGGCTGGACCGTCGCGAAGTACCTGCTCGAGTTCGAGCGGGGCGGCGCGGCGGTCGCGCCCGGGCTGCAGGTGACGGTCGGGGAGGTGGCGCGCGCCGCGAGCGGTCAGCCAGGCCCGGACGGGCGCCCGCTGATCGACTCACCGGACTTCGCGGCGAAGCTGGCCGAAGCCCGCATCCGGATCGACGTCTTCGAGATCCTGGAGTTCCGGGTCCTCTCGACGGCGGCCGAGGGCGGCAACCCGGGGACGGCGTCGTCGATGCTGAAGATCCTCGGCACCGAACTCAGCCAGACCCTGACCGAGCTGCTGCTGGAGGCCGCCGGCCCGCGCGGGCACGCCTACCAGCCGCACGCGACCCGACCCGGCGGCCCGGTCGCGGGCTTCGTCCCACCGGCGGACGGCTACCTCAGCGGCGAGGAGTGGCAGGCGGTCGCGCCGCTGCGCTACCTCAACGACCGAGCCGGGACGATCTACGCGGGCAGCAACGAGATCCAGCGCAACATCATCGCGAAGGCGGCTTTGGGGCTCTAG
- a CDS encoding LysR family transcriptional regulator → MEVRHLRYFVAVAEEASFSRAAERLGMATSPLSRRVRDLEGELGVQLFVRDYHRVTLTDAGRALVDEARGIVERVDALPGLLPPAASRETVVTVGTAPEVSPDLRSRFLTLVRAERPGLVLRQRPASTAPLVRAVLKGEVDLAFVHGRVDDPRLSSVVVESQPVRVVVAQGIGFDGRDSLRLAELAHLPYTSLKASSAPFVAHAADTLLARHGVAGRLPVQAAHAELVPMVSAGEAFTMCGARFGATRNVFLQEPVLLLPFEDDRERLETHAVWRADRGGLLHGLPALSRRLHA, encoded by the coding sequence GTGGAGGTCCGACATCTCCGGTACTTCGTGGCCGTGGCCGAGGAGGCGAGCTTCTCCCGCGCGGCCGAGCGGCTCGGCATGGCCACCTCCCCGCTCAGCAGGCGGGTGCGGGACCTGGAGGGCGAGCTCGGTGTGCAGCTGTTCGTCCGCGACTACCACCGCGTCACGCTGACCGACGCCGGCCGGGCACTCGTCGACGAGGCACGCGGGATCGTCGAGCGCGTCGACGCCCTCCCCGGGCTGCTCCCCCCGGCGGCGTCGCGGGAGACGGTCGTCACCGTCGGGACCGCGCCCGAGGTGTCGCCGGACCTGCGCTCCCGGTTCCTCACCCTGGTCCGCGCCGAGCGCCCGGGGCTCGTCCTGCGGCAGCGGCCCGCCAGCACCGCCCCGCTCGTGCGGGCCGTGCTCAAGGGCGAGGTGGACCTGGCCTTCGTCCACGGCCGCGTCGACGACCCGCGGCTGTCGTCGGTCGTCGTGGAGTCCCAGCCGGTCCGGGTCGTCGTGGCGCAGGGGATCGGCTTCGACGGGCGGGACTCGCTGCGGCTCGCCGAGCTCGCGCACCTGCCCTACACCTCCCTGAAGGCGTCGTCGGCCCCGTTCGTCGCGCACGCGGCCGACACCCTGCTCGCCCGGCACGGTGTCGCGGGCCGGCTGCCGGTGCAGGCCGCGCACGCCGAGCTGGTGCCGATGGTCTCGGCGGGTGAGGCCTTCACGATGTGCGGTGCCCGGTTCGGGGCGACCCGCAACGTGTTCCTCCAGGAGCCGGTGCTCCTGCTCCCCTTCGAGGACGACCGCGAGCGGCTGGAGACCCACGCCGTCTGGCGCGCCGACCGGGGCGGTCTCCTGCACGGGCTCCCCGCGCTGTCGCGTCGCCTCCACGCGTGA
- a CDS encoding mycofactocin-coupled SDR family oxidoreductase, with protein MGRLEGKVAFITGAARGQGRAHAVRLAEEGAAIVAVDICEQIPTVFYPMATKEDLDETVALVEAAGGRIVARVADVRDRAALEAAHEAGVREFGHVDTVLPNAGIMPVINEGEQRQAWFDGIDTLLTGVWQTVEVCLPSMIERDRGGSILITSSAAGLSSIGLNTLPGQAAYSAAKHGVVGLMRLYASQLAKHSIRVNTVHPTGVDTPMVANAAYGEFVERFPEIAGSPNYQNPMPVPLIEPVDVSNALVYLASDEARYVTGVTFPVDAGYLNR; from the coding sequence ATGGGCAGGCTCGAGGGCAAGGTCGCTTTCATCACCGGGGCCGCGCGGGGGCAGGGGCGGGCACACGCCGTCCGGCTCGCCGAGGAGGGCGCCGCCATCGTCGCGGTGGACATCTGCGAGCAGATCCCCACCGTCTTCTACCCGATGGCGACCAAGGAGGACCTCGACGAGACCGTCGCGCTCGTCGAGGCCGCGGGCGGACGGATCGTGGCCCGGGTCGCCGACGTGCGCGACCGGGCCGCGCTGGAGGCCGCCCACGAGGCGGGCGTCCGGGAGTTCGGGCACGTCGACACCGTGCTGCCGAACGCCGGGATCATGCCGGTGATCAACGAGGGCGAGCAGCGCCAGGCCTGGTTCGACGGCATCGACACGCTGCTCACCGGGGTCTGGCAGACGGTGGAGGTCTGCCTCCCGTCGATGATCGAACGGGACCGCGGCGGGTCGATCCTGATCACCAGCTCCGCGGCGGGCCTGTCCAGCATCGGGCTGAACACCCTGCCCGGGCAGGCGGCCTACTCCGCGGCCAAGCACGGCGTCGTCGGCCTGATGCGGCTCTACGCCTCGCAGCTCGCGAAGCACTCCATCCGGGTTAACACCGTGCACCCCACGGGCGTGGACACGCCGATGGTCGCCAACGCGGCCTACGGCGAGTTCGTCGAGCGGTTCCCCGAGATCGCGGGCAGCCCGAACTACCAGAACCCGATGCCGGTCCCGCTCATCGAGCCCGTCGACGTCAGCAACGCGCTGGTCTACCTGGCCTCCGACGAGGCCCGCTACGTCACCGGCGTGACCTTCCCGGTCGACGCCGGCTACCTCAACCGCTGA